A portion of the Gemmatimonadota bacterium genome contains these proteins:
- a CDS encoding LEA type 2 family protein → MTAYSRLRGAALLPLLVLATIAACTPDFVEPRISIEGVRVGRVGFDGGVVHVLVRVDNPNDFDIEASRVDYDLDLGRGEDWVDLAEGELEDGLTVPALGSADVEIPVEFGLGDALSLASTVFAGEAPRYRVSGSVDLQRPIRRRVPYRQEGFADLNGSARR, encoded by the coding sequence GTGACGGCATACTCTCGGCTGCGGGGCGCCGCGCTGCTGCCGCTGTTGGTCCTGGCGACGATCGCGGCGTGCACGCCGGACTTCGTGGAGCCGCGGATAAGCATCGAGGGAGTGCGCGTGGGTCGCGTTGGCTTCGACGGCGGCGTGGTGCACGTTCTCGTGCGCGTGGACAACCCCAACGACTTCGACATCGAGGCGTCCAGGGTGGACTACGATCTGGACCTCGGGCGCGGGGAAGATTGGGTCGATCTGGCCGAGGGCGAGCTGGAGGACGGACTCACGGTGCCGGCGCTCGGCAGCGCCGACGTGGAGATCCCGGTCGAGTTCGGGCTGGGCGACGCGCTCTCACTGGCCAGCACCGTGTTCGCGGGCGAAGCGCCCCGGTACAGGGTGTCCGGGAGCGTGGACCTCCAGCGGCCCATCCGCCGGCGCGTGCCGTATCGACAGGAGGGGTTCGCGGACCTGAACGGGAGCGCGCGCCGGTGA